The Molothrus ater isolate BHLD 08-10-18 breed brown headed cowbird chromosome 1, BPBGC_Mater_1.1, whole genome shotgun sequence genome includes a window with the following:
- the LOC118683992 gene encoding uncharacterized protein LOC118683992 — MARPQTHLVATYLLWATLTTSCSAWTLPQPKPNVWRTLAEALGQDHLCLNTAAAEDPMASCLVGIPLPPSQLPSPFNYIYSFRTTPKSPTAFWNAWRDHLRLQPTLEVNPPELHLLGSALAPVCLIFRYIPSPGNPLYFREAPGSQHPPSASLRYPRTLTLLNPSNASYLPNQWCKRIEKIPLATSQNDKAVTLPHGLFLICGNRAWAGIPSNPIGGPCALGRLSLFTPNLTHIMDWQNKSASLNSTFNSVRTKRDLKNLDEGCDSVIEHWDRTKATALTVLLPWVAIAKSLGELGRLECWVVKQANLTSAALTDLLYDEKVTRQATLQNRAAIDFLLLLHQHKCEEFEGLCCLNLSSRAEDARVSIERMQNHLENIKAQTTDWLGDMFRGWGFSNWVVAILKPIVYLCFSLILVLLAASILWKVLKNFINRALSSPEVLRLQAPPNSPEENSWEDPDEGDSMEPVDQELSYEDSEFEP; from the coding sequence ATGGCACGGCCCCAGACACACCTAGTTGCCACCTACCTCCTTTGGGCCACGCTCaccaccagctgctctgcatggacTCTCCCCCAGCCGAAACCTAATGTTTGGCGGACCCTCGCGGAAGCCCTGGGGCAAGATCACCTTTGCCTGAACACGGCGGCAGCAGAAGACCCGATGGCGTCTTGCCTCGTGGGGATCCcgctccccccttcccagcttccctcccctttcaatTATATTTACTCCTTCAGAACTACCCCGAAATCCCCCACTGCTTTTTGGAACGCCTGGAGAGACCACCTCCGCTTACAACCTACTCTTGAGGTGAACCCTCCAGAGCTCCATTTGCTCGGCTCTGCACTTGCCCCGGTTTGCCTCATTTTTCGATATATCCCCAGCCCCGGTAATCCTCTATATTTTAGAGAAGCCCCGGGTTCCCAACACCCCCCCTCTGCCTCACTCCGGTATCCACGCACTCTGACCCTGTTGAACCCCTCCAATGCCTCCTATCTCCCGAACCAATGGTGCAAACGCATTGAAAAAATCCCTCTAGCCACCTCCCAGAATGACAAAGCAGTGACCCTTCCCCATGGTTTGTTCTTAATTTGCGGAAACCGAGCTTGGGCGGGAATCCCATCTAATCCTATCGGGGGACCATGTGCATTAGGCCGGCTGTCCCTGTTTACACCCAACCTGACCCATATTATGGATTGGCAAAATAAAAGCGCAAGCCTCAACTCGACCTTCAATTCGGTACGTACCAAAAGAGATCTAAAGAATCTAGATGAAGGCTGCGACTCTGTGATTGAACATTGGGACCGTACAAAAGCGACTGCCCTCACAGTTTTACTCCCTTGGGTAGCGATCGCTAAGTCACTAGGCGAATTGGGCCGCCTAGAGTGTTGGGTTGTAAAACAGGCCAATCTTACGTCAGCCGCCCTAACGGACCTCCTTTATGATGAGAAAGTCACGAGGCAAGCCACGCTCCAAAACAGAGCCGCCATcgatttcctcctcctgttacACCAGCACAAGTGCGAGGAGTTtgaaggtctctgctgcctcaacCTCTCATCCAGGGCTGAAGACGCGAGAGTCTCCATTGAGCGCATGCAAAATcatcttgaaaatattaaagcgCAAACTACCGACTGGCTGGGGGACATGTTCCGCGGGTGGGGGTTTTCAAACTGGGTAGTGGCCATCCTGAAGCCAATcgtttatttatgtttttcacttATACTTGTGTTGCTCGCTGCCTCAATACTATGGAAAGTactgaaaaactttattaaccgaGCCCTCTCCTCTCCGGAAGTCCTCCGACTCCAAGCACCCCCTAACtcaccagaagaaaactcttGGGAGGACCCTGACGAAGGAGACAGTATGGAGCCTGTAGACCAAGAACTGTCCTATGAGGACAGCGAATTCGAACCTTGA